Proteins encoded in a region of the Anopheles ziemanni chromosome 2, idAnoZiCoDA_A2_x.2, whole genome shotgun sequence genome:
- the LOC131294206 gene encoding ski-like protein — MSETYVPPHVISVLKTYQDTAPKSLHGPGLSLVHPSKAGSIVVRSDTPEHHVPAHLHLHHSTGGHYGGGRGGGGGGGSGTSVDDEQPQRLTTTIVPPVPIMTTPDPDCGIVQMTILEGKRIGCFLLGGEMRLCLPQIFNHILEKFSLEQINVSIQELMIYLYNCTDQQLQEFKRARIIPETAKTCGLITRTNAERLCSALLHKQFEHRTRTALKMGGSGGHSAFRVYHRCFGKCEGIFTPELYGAGDEPACIECCKCSGMFTPQEFVCHQHEPQEIRTCHWGFNSSNWALYIHVDEGEKNREEYAKLLENIWAKERDMEPDQECDQELYYARQKVGKSLIWN, encoded by the coding sequence ATGTCGGAAACGTATGTACCGCCGCACGTCATCTCGGTGCTGAAGACGTACCAGGACACGGCGCCCAAGAGTCTGCACGGGCCGGGTCTGTCCCTCGTGCACCCGAGCAAGGCCGGCTCGATCGTTGTGCGTTCGGACACACCGGAGCACCATGTACCGGCCCATCTACACCTTCACCACAGTACCGGCGGCCATTACGGTGGCGGTCGGggaggtggtggcggtggtggtagcGGTACGTCAGTGGATGACGAACAACCGCAGCGGCTAACGACCACGATCGTGCCACCGGTGCCGATCATGACCACACCCGATCCCGACTGTGGCATCGTGCAGATGACCATACTGGAGGGGAAGCGCATCGGTTGCTTCCTGCTCGGTGGCGAAATGCGCCTCTGCCTGCCGCAGATCTTCAATCACATCCTGGAGAAGTTCTCCCTCGAGCAGATCAACGTCAGCATCCAGGAGCTGATGATCTACCTGTACAACTGCACCGACCAGCAGCTGCAGGAGTTCAAGCGCGCCCGCATCATCCCGGAAACGGCCAAAACGTGCGGGTTGATCACGCGCACCAACGCGGAACGGCTCTGCAGTGCGCTGCTGCACAAGCAGTTCGAGCACCGCACGCGGACCGCACTGAAGATGGGCGGATCGGGGGGACACTCGGCGTTCCGCGTGTACCATCGGTGCTTCGGCAAGTGCGAGGGCATCTTCACGCCGGAGCTGTACGGTGCGGGCGATGAGCCGGCGTGCATCGAGTGCTGCAAGTGCAGCGGCATGTTCACGCCGCAGGAGTTCGTGTGCCATCAGCACGAACCGCAGGAGATTCGCACCTGTCACTGGGGGTTCAACTCGAGCAACTGGGCGTTGTACATCCACGTGGACGAGGGCGAGAAGAACCGGGAGGAGTACGCCAAGCTGCTGGAGAACATCTGGGCGAAGGAGCGCGACATGGAGCCGGACCAGGAATGCGACCAGGAGCTCTATTACGCGCGACAAAAGGTAGGCAAGTCCCTTATCTGGAATTAA